ATAGGGCAATGTATTTATTACTCCCATAACCTATCAAAAACTTAAAATCAGTCATACAGGCATCAATAATTGCAGGTATGACTGATTTTTTTTGCAGGCAATTTTTGTTGAGTAAATGTTTGGTATAGACCAAGATTCTTAAGATTTGAACCCTGCATCTTTGCAAAAAAAAAATGAAAACAGATTTTTTGGACAAATACGAATATCCATTTACCTCAAACTATTTTACTGTAAATGGAAGCCGGCTTCATTATATTGACGAGGGGCAGGGAAATACCATTTTATTTGTTCATGGAACCCCTTCCTGGAGTTTTGATTTCAGAAATGTAATTAAACTGTTGTCTCCGCATTACCGCTGTATAGCCATTGATCATATCGGTTTTGGACTTTCCGATAAACCTTCAAACTACGATTACAGCACCAAAAATCACAGTGAAACCCTTGTAAAATTTATTGAAGAATTGAAGTTGGACAAAATTACCTTAGTTCTTCATGATTTTGGCGGACCAATCGGCTTAAACTATGCGGTCAGGTTTCCGGAAAAGGTAAAACAGTTAGTTCTGTTGAATACATGGATGTGGAGCAGTGCAAATGAACCGGAGTTTATAAAGTTTGCTAAAATCTTAAAAAGTCCGCTTTTACCTTTTCTTTACCTGTATTTAAACTTCTCTTCGCGCTTCTTATTGCCTAAATCCTTTGGCGCAAATAAGTTGAGTAAAAAATTATTAACTCAATACACCCGACCTTTTCCGAACAGCAACAGCCGCAAAGGCCCCCTGACATTCGCAAAATCTTTGTTAAATGACCAACCTTGGTTTGAAGAACTTTGGAACCAAAGAGGGATGATAGCCGATAAGCCAACCCTCTTTATCTGGGGAATGAAAGACCCTTTTATTACCCCAAAATATTTAACCAAATTCCAGTCCGGTTTTACCAGTTCAAAAACCATTACTTTAGAAACCTGCGGACATTTCCCGCAGGAAGAACAACCCGCTTTGGTAGGTCAGGCAATATTATCATTTTTAGAATCAGAATCTAAAACTGAGGATTTGCTTTAGCTTACTAAGCTATAGCTCTAAATCTTTTGAATAGTAATTTTGTATTTTAAAATTGTCTATTTTATAAAATTATAATTGAGATGGTTCAAAAGACAATTTCAGATTGATTTTTCGAGGAGATAAAATCGCAAAAAGTCGTATTTTCTTATTTCACTCAGATTAGGTACTAAAGTAATTTATACACAGAGTTTGTTTTTACATATTCAACTGCCATTTCATTAGGTCCGGGTTATTGAATATATTAACTATATAGTTTCTACAAAATACATGTCTATCTCTCCTTTATGCTTAGCTTCGATTTTTCCTCTATACTCGAACTTAAATTTATTTTTCACCAACTCATAAGTTGTTCCACTGATATTTACTTTCCCTGCTTCACTGCTGGATTCCATCCTGCTAGCAGTATTAACAGTATCTCCCCAAATATCATAAGAATATTTTTTAATCCCGACTATTCCAGCAACTACAGGCCCTGTATGAACTCCAATTCTTATTTCAAAAAATAACTTGCCTACTG
This is a stretch of genomic DNA from Sphingobacteriales bacterium. It encodes these proteins:
- a CDS encoding alpha/beta fold hydrolase; protein product: MKTDFLDKYEYPFTSNYFTVNGSRLHYIDEGQGNTILFVHGTPSWSFDFRNVIKLLSPHYRCIAIDHIGFGLSDKPSNYDYSTKNHSETLVKFIEELKLDKITLVLHDFGGPIGLNYAVRFPEKVKQLVLLNTWMWSSANEPEFIKFAKILKSPLLPFLYLYLNFSSRFLLPKSFGANKLSKKLLTQYTRPFPNSNSRKGPLTFAKSLLNDQPWFEELWNQRGMIADKPTLFIWGMKDPFITPKYLTKFQSGFTSSKTITLETCGHFPQEEQPALVGQAILSFLESESKTEDLL